The region ccacctccaaaaagaattaggatcataagtgctttagttttcggtcccgctatctacactaactaacacacaaacaccacacacacacacacattacaaaaatatgggagttgatctATAtctaaatctgaaaatattggttagtagttaccagaaatcgcggctaagcagttcatttaaatgagccgccaagcttcgtttggaactattcgggggctacatgaaccacgtgaccctctcgcgttctgacccctcattgatgcAACTCTCTCCTTCTAGGGCTCTGGGTAGAGCGTGCATGACAGGTGGGTCTACCACCGCAGTTACACTTCTGAGAAATTTATTGAATTTTCAGAGATTTTTATATTAAAAACAAAACCTAATGTGTTAGAAAGTGCACAAGAGGGTCAATCCACGACAAttacatttttgaaaaaaaaaagttgttcaaTGAATATACTCACACAAAACCAAGTGTGTTAGGAAGTGCAACACAGGAGGGTCAATCTACGATCTATTgatttttcagaatcagaatcgtgtttattggccgtgtaggtttgcacatatacggaatttgactccggtttcttggctctctcagtgtacttaacatagaataacaacactacaacacaacagtctgcAGATTTATAcacaggattgacttatacaggcaaaatacaATAAGGtggtaaggtgcaatggtgcagagaatatatcagagatgctgaaacagatgtcagcaggttacttacatacatgcctgaggtagatggacatgacagagtgtaccagtatatgtacaatatacagtacagtatacaacatgtacagtacagtatatacaacatggttggagtaTTTGACAGTTTtatgtgttcatttgaatgacagcccgtggagaGAAACTTTTTAtagctggttgttttggggtacagtcctctgtagcgcctgccagacgggaggagttggaacaggttgtgaccagggtgtgatggtctgcagtaatgttgtCTGCCCATTTCCCGAGtgtggaggtgtataagtcctgaatggagggcaggttggcaccaatgattttctctgcagcctTAATTGTCTGCTgtggtctgtccctgtcctgtttggagccgatccaaaccagacagtgatggatgtgcagagactGGATTGTtgcggtgtagaactgaatcagcagttcccgaggcaggttgaatttcttgagttggtggagaaagtacatcctctgctgggcctttttgacgaTATATATTATAACATGTATGTAATATATAAACATATTACAATAAAATCAATAGCTACCTGTATATAGGGCCCACTCATAAAAAACCCAAGTGTCTTAAAAAGTGCACAACAGGAGGGTCAATCTATGGCAATTACATGTTTGGAAAAAAccgttttgtttatttatttttttaaatataaatTGTTATATTACAAAAAATTCAAAATTGAAATAGAACTTTTGATTAAATTGAGACAGAACCCATAATTGATAACCAGAAAATTAGCAGCTAATAGAAGTTACCTGAGGTGAATGCAGGATTAAAAATACATGttttgactactactactactagtacttcggctgctcccgttaggggtcgccacagcggatcatccgtttccatctcttaagAAGACATGTTTGAGTAAACGCTGAAATTTGCTGTTGGAAGTGGCTGTTCTCAGTTCCAGTGGGATATCATACTAGATGCATATAAATGGATTCTTTATTGTCCTACAAGTAGTGCTGCAACTAACGACAATTTTGACAGTCGACTAGTCGTCGATTATCGAAACGATTAATCGACTAGTCGGATAATGAATTGCACAAAACAATAGCTCGTGTCACTGACCATCATGTGTAGCAGTGACTCGGTGAGGGCAGTCGCGTGCTGCGGTGTACACGTCTGCTTCTTCTGCATGCAGCCGTCCATGGTACCTTCACTCTTCTTCGGAGTCGGACTGCAATACATTTGATTAAGAAATACACTTGTCAGGCAGAAGGGGAACATGACTCTTTTAAACTCTTAGAATCCCACATGCTGGTATAGACAGAGTTGACTTGGCTTTATGTTAACGTTAAAAGCCAAGCCAACTCCGTCTCTACatagctacctagctagctaacaagctaactgTCTTACCGAGGCGTGCCCGCGTTGTCCAGATGTCCAGCGTGCCTCCTCTTCACATGCTCGTGCATTACGGACGTGCTCCCATGATAAGCGAGGCAACCTTACACATCTGGCAGGCCATCCTTTTCTCTGCCACGTTGAGGGTGAAATGCTCCCACACTTGACATGTTTAAGGACGCAATGGTGTTCATCGGCCGCCGCCATTTTGCTGCTTTGTTTACTTGTCCTGTCGCTtccgcgttattatgaaacccactgcttttctgggcaagacacgccctgtgtagcgttcaagcgctaggattggccaggcgtccaagcgctaggattggccaggcgtccaagagctaggattggccaggattgtttttttgtgattgaatacacttttCCACACGTTTTGTGTGCCCTTATTAAAGGAAGTCATTTTTTCTCTATTCAGTAGTTGGCTGATGGCGATAACCACTACTTGTTAATAAGGGCACACAAAACGTGTGGaaaagtgtattcaatcacaaaaaaaacaaacacggttTGCGTCAGAGGTGGTCAAAGATCTCAAATCCTCCATTCATTTTAATAGTGAGTAGGCTCGTGGGCGTGCCTAGCGCAAgcagggacgcctggccaatcctaacGCATGGACgcttggccaatcctagcgcaaGAATGGACGCCCGGCCAATCCTAGcgcatggacgcctggccaatcctagcgcttgaatgctagacagggcgtgtcttgcccagaaaagcagtgggtttcataataacgcgtcacttctgcgcatgtgcaccTCTCAGAGCGCTGGAAAGGAAGTGAGACGCCTCCCTCCTTAGCTACTTACTTCCATCAGCAGCTCCGGTGAAGCGATGTTGAGTTCAGTTCCACGGCGTGAAACACATGCGCGATGACGTAACTGACGAATTGTCGACTATTGAATTCGTTGGCAACTAATTTTGTCATCGATTTTTGTCGATTAATCGTTGCACCCCTACCTGCAAGAGAAAATGTGTTGCCACAACCTGTATGCCAAAATATATGTTCATCTCCAAACATCAAAATAGAAATTAATCACATCAGAATACAATTTCAATTTCATGCTACATACTtgggcagcgcagtggttagcacggtcgcctcacagcaagaaggtcctgggttcgagccccggggtagtccaaccttgggggtcgtcccgggtcgtcctctgtgtggagtttgcatgttctccctgtgtctgcgtgggtttcctcccacagtccaaagacatgtaggtcaggtgagtcggccgtactacgttgtccctaggtgtgaatgtgtgtgggtgtgtatgtatgtgtgtgtgggccctgtgtgatggtctggcagcctgtccagggtgtctccccgcctgccgcccaatgactgctgggataggctccagcatccccgcaaccctgagagcaggataagcggttcggataatggatggactacaTACTTCCAGTACATATATTAATTAATACTTCCATACAGTTGGACAGGGTTACATAAGTACTACCACATACTGTGTACAAACGTGTATTACATTCAATGGGATATGGGTACGCACATGAACAGGGACTGTCACAGGGGTACTTATATACAAATATATTATATAGGATTATTATATAAATGTTATGTGGTCTTGTAATAGCCACAAATTGTGCAAGCTGTTTCCCAACTCTAAACGGCAtatgtaaaagcagaattaaaatggGTATTGTTAACAGTGCTGTTTTGAAAACTTTCTCAGTGTGGACAACAGTGAGTACATGCGCAATGGCGACTTCCTACCCACAAGACTGCAGGCCCAGCAGGACGCCGTCAACATCGTCTGTCACTCCAAGACACGCAGCAACCCTGAAAACAACGTGGGCCTCATCACTATGGCCAAGTAAGCAGCGGTGTGCTTTATTACACATGCTGAAAGACCGCGCGTGATATACGAAAGAAAATAAATTATGATTTCTTTTTCTTACTCGGCAGCAATTGTGAGGTGCTGACAACATTGACTCCAGACACGGGAAGGATATTATCGAAACTGCATGCGGTCCAACCACGGGGGAACATAAGCTTCTGCACAGGCATCAGGGTAGCACATGTAAGTGATTATGGCCAAAGATGCAAACTGCAGCACTATTCGGCTGGTTCCACAAGTTCAGATTGAATCACAGCTGGAGACACCAGAGGtcagtaggctccagcatccccgcgaccctgagagcaggataagcggtttggataatggatggacggatagattAAATCTCGTTCCTCTAGcgtagtgtttcccaacccagtcctcaaggaccccctatcctgcagattttctttgcaaccccgaATAGGTACTTGTTTGTAGTTATTTAACCAATCAGCAataaattatgtcagatgttgcacaccttgcatagttaagtgctatgagatgattggttgagtaagtacaagcagggctacctatgcagggtgaaaatctgcaggatagggggtccttgaggactgggttgggaaacactgcagtGGATAGACCCTCCAGAAGTACTCTTTTGATTTGGTTCATATGATATATGTCGTTTCTATTGAGTGTATGAAAGAAGGACTTCAGGCTTGGAATTGTAGCTCAGCTTGACAAGAGCTGTTGTCCTTGCTAGTGTGAATAGCATGCATTACCAGTGACACTGGTGTTTGCATAATAAGAGATGTACAGCCCGTGTAAAGTGGTAATAGAATTTATGAATTAACTCTATTTAATTGTCTGACTCTTTCCCCGTGTTTCCGTCCTCTGTAGCTGGCTTTGAAGCACAGACAGGGGAAAAACCACAAGATGCGCATTATCGCATTTGTTGGCAGTCCAGTGGAGGACAACGAAAAAGACGTAAGCTGGGTTTCTACATAGATTCTTGTGTTGTTCTGCTTACTGTTAAAAGTTACGCCCTACTAAAGCCCGACTGGAACCGACATTTCGACTCTGGTACTAAATGTCATAGAAAAACTTGAGTACCGGCCTCCAAAATATCTCATCTGCGAGCAGCGATGCCCTCATCATTTTCTCATGAGATTACGTCTCGCCATGCTCTCAGACAGAAACCACGATCAAGGGTTACGCTGGACGTAGAGATAATCGTCATGTCATTGCTATACTCAAACATCCGTCTTGTAATTATTTTAAACAACAACTGCAACATTCTGTGCTCTCTTGTGCATCTTGTGTCATTACCAGTTACATTACACGACGTTACTAGTGAGGTTATTTTATAGGAAGCTACTGTTACGAGATATGTGACACATTGTTACCCGCTGGTTGAGTCGTTGCATTAGTGTCTCGGTCACGCTCTGATGTAATGACGCCGAACTGTCTTTCATCAGCTGGTCAAAATGGCAAAGCGTCTTAAGAAAGAAAAAGTCAGCGTGGACATCATTAACTTTGGAGAGGAGGTATGTTTATCCCACGTCTCCCCGCAGCTAACTGTGTGCATGTCCTTTGTGCTCTGTTGAAGAGTTTTTTGTTCCttgtctctgctgctgctgctgctgcctgcctCGTGGGTgaatccttctctccttcctccccgcAGGCCACGAACACAGAAAAGCTGACTATGTTCATCAACACTCTGAATGGGAAAGAGGGAGCGGGCTCCCACTTAGTCACAGTCCCTCCAGGCCCCAGTCTGGCTGACGCGCTGCTGTCCTCACCCATCCTGGCTGGGGAAGGTGGCGCAATGCTAGGCCTGGGTGCCAGCGACTTTGAGTTCGGAGTGGATCCCAGCGCGGACCCCGAACTGGCTTTggtaagagaggagaggaaagagccTACTGTAGTTTCGGTCTTGTTTCAGCTCTTATGTGACTTTTCTCTTAGGTATGATGATTCTGTGTTCTTTATGATAGGTCGTGGCCTGTTGCGTTTCACTAGTGTGGTAATGCACTTACCACCATGTCCTTTACTGTCGTACTCTTGCTAGTTCTGTTTTAGAAACTGGTCAGGTCTGTTCCTTGACAAGGAAAGGAGGAATATAGTATGTCTGCAGCTTACATGTAAAGGGAAACCATCACTGTTTTCAACGTTGTCTCTATATACAGTATATGTTCTagggacagaaaaaaagaagcagcACGGTCGACTCACTATAAGACTTTGGAGACTGGGTGCTGGATCCTGAATACAGTAAAACAGACGCCCTTCGTCAGCATgtattctgttcagaatacactGCGAAGAAGGGCGCCTTACCCAAAATGTCCGTGTGGCAACATTCAAAGTTCAAATTGGAGTGCTGCCCTAGTCTTGTCTTTCTGTGTTCTAGGGACAACACTCCATTAGCAACCATAATACTGAACAGTCTGTGTCTTTGAAACGCCACTGAAGTGGTCCGTTGGTGATGTCACTGACGACTTATCGACAGGAAAAACGTACTTCCTGGCTTATCAATAGGCTGCACTGTAAACTAAAATGTGAATATCAATGCTACATAAAAAATGTGTAGTATAGCATTGTTATTTACATTTTCTTATACAGTGTAGCCTATCGGGAAACCATGAAGCatgtctctatgcatgctcagtaatccaggtaaggaaatcacagaaaggtgaatcagttcatctggacacaacgtttattgagagaaacgtttcatcacataTCTacgtgacctcctcagtctcagctgactgcaggtatccccacccgtataaacaatacagtggcataacgaccgaaaacaacgatcggtttcggtgatgaaacgtttctctcactaaacgttgtgtcttgatgaactgattcacctttctgtgatcgtTAAGTAAGCGCACACTTTTACACACAATTGCGGTATATTTCAGAGACAACATGAGTGAATTCGTGATTGTTTCCTTTTAACTCTTATTTCATCCTCCTTGTCAAGTAAGAATAGATTTTTACTCTATGACAGCATGACAAGATTGTAAAGGCCTTTTTTGCGGCCTTGTCAGGATTCATCTATTGTACTCGTTGCTAAATTGccctctccctcttttcttcCCGCAGGCTCTGAGGGTATCGATggaggaacagagacagagacaggaggatGAGGCTCGCAGGGCCGCTGTCGTGTCGGCTGCTGAGGCTGGGGTTCCCTCTCCTACGACAGATGGTGAGAATCTCTGCATTTTCTTACCATACATACCAACTTCCTTTCTTCACTTTATGCACAATGGACGGATATATCACAATAAGTAAATTGACCCATCTTGCTATCTCCAttcgttgtttttctttttctttttttccacttgcAGAGTCTGAGGATGCCCTGTTAAAGATGGCCACCCCCCAGGTGGCCACAGCCACGCCTGCTCTGCCTGACTTCAGCCGCATGACAGAGGATGAACAAATAGCCTACGCTCTGCAGATGTCCATGCAGGGTGCAGGGGGAGGTTGGAGAGCGATACCTATTTTGACTTTTTTTATTCTGACCACAATCTGTAGCAAATCAAGAAGACATTCATACGCACCTATTTCACTATGCTTCACATGCTTTTCTCACACATTTTGTTCTGATTGTCCCCGGCAGAGTTTGAAGGTGAGGAAATGGACACAGGTGCTGACATAGACTCCGGTGAGGCTAAGGTAAGGAGAAACTACAAGTTCTTATTTGTTATTGTAGGGAACCCAGTCAACGGACTCGTCAGTAGTTTACTGATGAGAAATGCACTAACTACATCATCGTCAAATGTGTTTAGGATGAGGAGGACTATGACGTCATGCAGGATCCGGAGTTCCTACAGAGTGTCTTGGAGAACCTCCCTGGAGTTGACCCCAACAATGAGGCCATCCGCAATGCTATGGGTTCTCTGGCCTCCCAGACAGGCTCAAAACCTGAGGCCAAGAAGGATGAGGAaaagaagaagtaaacatccaaagAGTGGAACGCAGCACATACAATAAAGGACtaaggcccaatttatactccaaatgtcggctaggaGACAGACGTCTCTCCACAATGTTGACGTCACGAGAGACagtttttgtgtctcccagggccgtcgtgtacacgacacattttcttatgtcgcagactcgcgcgcattatgtcgcttagctgtgattggacagttggattgaagggacgaggtgttccgagcgttgccatggttttgcttgagagcgttGTTTTCTCGCTACTGTTTACAGCACAGCGCGTGACGCGAAACGTCTCCATAGATACCAGGGGACAGTCAGCGCGACAAGCATCAATGCAACaactcgagagacactttttcgtctgccgggagacatttggagcataaatcgGGCTTAACGATAAACGACTCAGAAATGCACTGTATGGCTTGTTAAAAGTTTTGCTGCCCTACACCCAAGGCACCCTGCTATTCACCTGATGATGATAACGGAACCTTTCAGATGGCCGTGTATAACAGCTGTAACCTTATGACCTCTAcccttttgaatttccattgaggctgatgttggttttttttttttgctcacttCTCTTTGTTTCATCAGTTTGTTGACTTTCACTTATCTACCCAGAAACACTGGGCGGATGATATTATCCTTAATAAATCTGAATATTACACAGTGGCACTTGGTGGAGTCTCAGAAATGTTGCCCCTGTGGGGGCCTAATTGTTGATCCTTTCCAGTCACATGGCTCCAAAATAACTTTAGAAGCAAGTTAGGGGTTCTTCAAGTTGCATCGAAATCATTCAGCTGTCAAGTGCATTTTACTACACACACAGGCGGTGGCCGGAAGTCCCAGGACGCGGCCTCGAACTTGGGAGCTATTGCGCAGGGACCGCAGCCTCACGCGCAGCGCGACAGGGGCGCGCGTGGTTCTCGGCAGGAACTACGTCACGGCTCGACGTAAAACGCGACGCGTGGTGACGACAAACTCCTGCGTCGGAAAATCAACCCGGGCGCTCCGGCGGGTCGACGGAAACAAGGTGGCGCTTCGCTGAACGCAGCGGCCGGTGTGAGAGACAGACCGCGGTTCGAATCGCGTCAGCCGAGCGCGGCGCGGATTTGGCCGTTTTGCTCACTCGGGTAAACGGACGCGACGACGAGCCGCCTTGGAGGTGGCCCGGCTAACGTTAGCCGGGCCAAGCTAACTAGCGCGCTAGCCGTTAGCAAAGATGTCCCTGCTGCGTCAACGTGTCAACGGAGTTGGACGTGAGATGCCGTTTGCCGACGTTAGCTTACTCTGATTACTttgtttggttgttgttgttttgttgcccGCTTCTGGTTGTGCCCAGGTTACGTGTGGAGCAGATAGTTACCCGCCTTGTCCACCTGGGGTGTCTAGTTAAGCGGAATGGAGCACTTGGCGAGCCCGTCGGAGGGGAGCTGAGCTTTGCTAACGTTAACTCCGGCCTCACGATGCTGCGATGCGGCGTTAGCTTGGCGGTTTGTTCCCTGGCCTCCGTTTTCACCTAGCAACTTCGGCGAGCCTGTGTCCCCTCGGGTTTTGACCCTTTTGCCGGGAATGGGGGATATGAAGACCCCAGATTTTGATGATTTGCTGGCAGCTTTTGACATTCCTGACATTGATGCCAAAGAGGCCATACAGTCCAGTCCGGAAGAAGAGGGCCATGGAGGGCACAATGGAGGAGACGGCACCAGAGAGATGGGAGGACCCTCTTGTTTCCCCTGCTCGCCTCTCCCTCAGGGTGACCATCCGGCTGTGAGTGTAATTGTAAGGAACAGTGTGCGGCATGAGTCTTATGGAGAGGGGGACAATTCTGTCAGTGAGGATGCCAACAACTCTACGGACGATGCTGAGAGTTTCTCCAACAGTGGCGTTGTCCCAAAGGATGAGGCCGAAATAACTTGTAAAGAAACCTTTGAGCCCCAGATGCATGATAGGTTTCAGTTTTCGGTGCCCAGAGTTGAGGGACAAACCAATGGAGAACTGTGGCCCCGTCGTTCTCCGCTGAGCTCCTCGCCCACCTCTAGTGAGCAAGGAGCCAAAGAAGTAGCTGATGCTGGATCAGCGAGCCATACGGCTGACGTGATGAGCACGCTGAGGCCCCTCCTCTATCCCCAGTCCTCAGCCAGTGCTACTCCCCCTGTACCATTCACTCCCTCCTTATCATCTCCACCCTCCTGTCATTCTGTCAGCCAACAACCTCCTCCTTCTCCCCAACCCATTCAGAAGGAAGAGACCAGTAGCCCCTATAGCCCACCATCCTCCCCGCCTGCCCTCAATGGGAGTATGAGAGGCGAGGTACGGCACATCAGTGAATCAGAGGAAGAAGATTCGGAGCCTGATTTGGGAAGCCCGCTGGTGATACAGGAAAGCCCAGAATCTCTGATGTCGCCCTCCTCCAGTATTCCACAGGGATGTGAAGTGTCCACTGAACTTCTCGGCTCACTTCAGACCTCCCCTAGTTGCCTCCTTGgcgctcctcctctctcttcctcacctgcTTTCTTTAAACCTAAACCCCGTCCCAATGAGGAGGTGCCCTCCACTCCTAGTTCTACCCCCACAGCACCAGAGCTGAAGGTCCCCCAATCCTGCCCCTCCTCCAGTCTGACACAGTGCACCTCAGCCAAAGAGGAGAAGTATCCAGAACACGTGATTGAAGAGAGGGACTCTCCCGAGAGCCCGCCGCCTGATCAGACAGGCTTTGCCATGCCAAGGAAAAGCCTCAGCCCAGCTCCAGCATCGGCCCCAGCTTTTACCTCCAACCACAAGGACCCTATTGACCAAGCGGAGCCCATGGAGAATGAGCCTAGTCAACAGTGCGTGTTAGGGGAGGTCAGTGAAGCGGGGGGTGAAAAAATGGAGGTTGGAGATGGAGGAAAAGCCGACAAGGAGAACTCTGGCACCGGCTCACCGTCTGTTGATGCCACGTGTGACAGTGCTGCAGAGGCAGGTTTGCCCTTATCCCGTTTACTCAAGGTCAAAATCAAAATGGTCAAAACGCCTACAGGGAGTATCACGGGGACTGTGACCGGAGTTCCCCCTAAAAACGCTGGAGGGGTCCCTTCTGAAACAGTGGATGGTTCCAAACTTCCACCAGGAAATCATAACATTGTGAGCAGGCCCAAGAGGGATGCGTCCCAGAAACGCACACCAAACAGCACTGAAACGTTACCCCCAGGACCAAGGCTCCAGGATGCCAGCGCTGCAATGTTAACGGCCGCCAGCAAGCTAAAAAACAAAACGGCAATAGACGCCAAGCTCCAAGTCTCACCCACAGCTGTCAGCATCACCAAAGCTGCAGCCCTGCCGTCCATCTCCTCTTCCAGAATCAGTACCGAGGGGGTTGGCATGTGTGGCCCCGGCCAGAAAactctaatcagtggggtgaccgtGACCTCACTGACTCCTCCGCTCCCTCCCCATGGCAGCAGGCTAGCCTCCATAGTTAACAACACGGGGTCAATCATATCCAAGAGTCAGTCCAACCTGGTGGAAGCCTTCAACAAGATTCTCAACAGCAAAAACCTGCTGCCTAGCTATAAGCCAGACCTCAGCTCTCCACTTCCTGCGGAGTGGGGTTTGCCCCTGCCTGCACAGGTAATAACATATTTGATAATAATTTGTCATTTATTTGCCTTAATGGTTTTCTAAAATGAAGTTGCAATAAACAAAATATTGCAGAAACAAGGTTATTCAAGAAGAGATTTTTACAAGGTTACACAAAATGAGGACCTTGGCACAAGCAAGGATGCTTTTTGGACCGTGGCTAGGTTAAAGGGTGACTGAGCAGTAGGGAATATGAAGCCTTGTAAGGTCATAGGGTCAGGATAAGGGTTAAGGGCGGCTCGAGATGAGTTTTACTGCTTATTGTATGCTCTTGCCAGGAACTCTCAATAGATGTGATGTGGATCCCACGCAGTTTTTTTCTCACATTGTGATATGTTACGTGCACACATTCCAATCAAATGCTAAAATCCAACAGGGTTACCGTTGTTTAGAGTGTGGTGATGCCTTTGCTCTGGAGAGGAGCCTCGCACGGCACTACGACCGGCGCTCGCTGAGGATCGAGGTGACCTGTAACCACTGTGCCAAGAGGTTGGTCTTCTTCAACAAGTGCAGCCTACTTTTGCATGCCAGGGAGCACAAAGAAAAAGGCCTCATCATGCAGTGTTCCCACCTGGTCATGAAACCTGTATCTGTGGAGCAGATGGTGGGCCAACAGGAGCCTACACCCGTTGGTTAGTGAACATTGTTTCCGTCACCGAACCATGTTTTTCATATGCatttcaatttttattttttattttgagcaTGACCGATGAGTAGTGAAAGTATCACTTCCCTCTTTAAAACGCAGGCCCTTTCTGAGCTTTCTGGTATCTTGATGTAAGTGGGCCACGTGGGCTCAAGCTGTGGTAGCAGTGTCCCGAGTTTGGGTCCTGTTCAGGCCCTTTACTGCATGTCCTTCCACTCTTTTAACATTGCTCGTCTTTGTTGtcattctctttctttctcttggttCTGCCCTCCCCTCAGctgtgctctctccctctctcctgtcctCAGCCGGGGCGCCATCATCGTCTGCACTAAACACGGCCGTTGCCAACCCGGCGCCACAGCTGCAGCAAGCAACAACCGGCAAGAAGGCAGAGCCAGTGCAATACAAGAATAATACATGTCCCGAGTGTCTGGTTCAGTTCTGCAGCAAAGAAGAGGTTGCTGCTCACTTCCAAGAAGTGAAACCAGCACAGAGCACCGTGAGTcttgtactggtgtgtgtgtgtgtgtgtgtgtgtgtgtgtgtgtgtgtgtgtaagagagaacgaaactgacagacacagagacTCATTCATTCAGGCAagcgatcttttttttttttttaattaaacttGCCACTTTGGGTGGTTCGTAGTATTGGTGGTCTTTGGTTCACAGCCATTCTGAGTGGTGTTTGCttgctctccccgtctctctgctGGTTTCCTCCTGGTCCACTAGTTTCCTTACACGTTTGAAAGcagtgcaggtcaggtgaatgtgAAACATGTCTGTGTTCTGTGATCTACTGCCAAATGCTTGCTGGGATAGGATTTCAGCCAACCTGTAATCCTTAGCCTGatatagagagtgaatgaagacatgaatgaatgatttatttattGTAAATTATTGACGATGAACAGCCGTCCGGCTGAGTCTCCGAACTGACTCCCACCCACACCTCTTCTCCCTCTGTCCATCCAGCAGTGCACCGAGTGCTCTCCTCCCATGCTCCTTCCCAACAGCTGCAGCTCAGCGGCTCACCAGCGCATCCACAAAGCCTGCCCACCCCACGTGTGTCCCGAGTGCGGGGGGATTTCCAAACAGCCGGGCTTCCAGACCCACCTGGACGAGGCCTGTTTGCACTTTGCACGGCGCATTGGATATAGGTTCCTGTTTTCCCCACTTGTGTCGATCAAGGCAAAATAAATATTCAGGGGAAATAAAATGCAGTTGTCGTGCATACTGAAAGGTCATGTCTTTTACCTTGTCCCCCTCTTTCTTGTTTCCTGTCCGTCTCCCTCCCTCCAGGTGTTCCAGTTGTCAGGTGGTGTTTGGAGGACT is a window of Lampris incognitus isolate fLamInc1 chromosome 9, fLamInc1.hap2, whole genome shotgun sequence DNA encoding:
- the znf687a gene encoding zinc finger protein 687a isoform X2 gives rise to the protein MGDMKTPDFDDLLAAFDIPDIDAKEAIQSSPEEEGHGGHNGGDGTREMGGPSCFPCSPLPQGDHPAVSVIVRNSVRHESYGEGDNSVSEDANNSTDDAESFSNSGVVPKDEAEITCKETFEPQMHDRFQFSVPRVEGQTNGELWPRRSPLSSSPTSSEQGAKEVADAGSASHTADVMSTLRPLLYPQSSASATPPVPFTPSLSSPPSCHSVSQQPPPSPQPIQKEETSSPYSPPSSPPALNGSMRGEVRHISESEEEDSEPDLGSPLVIQESPESLMSPSSSIPQGCEVSTELLGSLQTSPSCLLGAPPLSSSPAFFKPKPRPNEEVPSTPSSTPTAPELKVPQSCPSSSLTQCTSAKEEKYPEHVIEERDSPESPPPDQTGFAMPRKSLSPAPASAPAFTSNHKDPIDQAEPMENEPSQQCVLGEVSEAGGEKMEVGDGGKADKENSGTGSPSVDATCDSAAEAGLPLSRLLKVKIKMVKTPTGSITGTVTGVPPKNAGGVPSETVDGSKLPPGNHNIVSRPKRDASQKRTPNSTETLPPGPRLQDASAAMLTAASKLKNKTAIDAKLQVSPTAVSITKAAALPSISSSRISTEGVGMCGPGQKTLISGVTVTSLTPPLPPHGSRLASIVNNTGSIISKSQSNLVEAFNKILNSKNLLPSYKPDLSSPLPAEWGLPLPAQGYRCLECGDAFALERSLARHYDRRSLRIEVTCNHCAKRLVFFNKCSLLLHAREHKEKGLIMQCSHLVMKPVSVEQMVGQQEPTPVAVLSPSLLSSAGAPSSSALNTAVANPAPQLQQATTGKKAEPVQYKNNTCPECLVQFCSKEEVAAHFQEVKPAQSTCTECSPPMLLPNSCSSAAHQRIHKACPPHVCPECGGISKQPGFQTHLDEACLHFARRIGYRCSSCQVVFGGLNSVKSHIQVAHCDTFHKCPSCPMAFKSAASTQNHITTQHPTLTGGQAKMIYKCVMCDTVFTQNSQLYVHFDIHLANQKVHVFKCPECTKLFSQRNSLMDHMKCAHKAPLSKQDLPSPAPPATSSRSQSSTKPESSDGEDQEGEEKGKVNGERTATTSGWKCASCRTHYTDREAFVTHMAEQHGKIMKKFPCNKCESSFTTTSSLRRHIRVKHKGIKRGYHCQFCTDSDKTFNSRVMLERHIQLRHSMEAASQDAPQAGSGLDEVDSSSEHDSGPGSQQKRKGAVKAARDGNFSDRVRPAKKTRLSSSAPAPSSLPESGFRCAPCGFTTEDQAAFLEHIPQHRTEGTAGRGVQCLQCGACFTSLSSLSRHRFITHKVRVAPADGKLSLTSQPAPSPGGSENYDDTNPRGGFPPVLLSSRPSAPHDKEGEGRLDCKVCGKHFEKTTDLNTHFRTHGMAFINTRNSGKAT